From a region of the Myroides sp. JBRI-B21084 genome:
- the hemN gene encoding oxygen-independent coproporphyrinogen III oxidase: MNQLINKYNVPGPRYTSYPTVPYWNVNEFTKDKWLNNLHENFKLSNATNGISIYIHLPYCESLCTFCGCHKHITKQHKVEAPYIDAVLKEWQMYLNSFNSKPLIKELHLGGGTPTFFSCSELKRLVNGIFKDATKHSEIEMSFEGHPNNTTFEHLQTLFDLGFKRVSFGVQDYDEKVQQAINRKQTFEKVKEVTMNARLIGYESVTHDIIYGLPFQTIESIQQSIQKTADLLPDRISFYSYAHVPWIKGNGQRGFKDEDIPKSEIKRKLYEIGREMLQEIGYFEIGMDHFALPTDLLYKSYKNNTLHRNFMGYTPFKTNVLIGLGVSAISDCSNAFAQNEKKIDLYLAKVNNNELPVFKGHILNETDLVLRNCILDIICKFYTDLTKVYAIIPKEDLLNRLSEFIDDKLIIIENNKLNVTDLGKTFVRNICMAFDDYLIKDQPETQIFSMTI, from the coding sequence ATGAATCAATTAATAAATAAATACAATGTTCCGGGGCCACGTTACACCAGTTATCCTACCGTACCATATTGGAATGTAAATGAATTCACCAAAGATAAATGGCTTAATAACTTACATGAAAACTTTAAATTAAGTAACGCAACTAACGGAATATCAATATATATACATTTACCATATTGCGAAAGTTTGTGTACGTTTTGTGGATGCCATAAACATATAACCAAACAACATAAAGTAGAAGCGCCTTATATTGACGCCGTTTTAAAAGAATGGCAAATGTATTTAAATAGTTTTAACAGTAAACCTTTAATTAAAGAATTGCATTTAGGTGGCGGTACACCAACTTTTTTTAGTTGTAGCGAACTTAAACGCTTAGTAAATGGTATTTTTAAAGATGCTACTAAGCATTCTGAAATTGAAATGAGTTTTGAAGGCCATCCTAACAATACAACTTTTGAACATTTACAAACACTTTTTGATTTAGGCTTTAAACGAGTGAGTTTTGGCGTGCAAGATTACGATGAAAAGGTGCAGCAGGCTATTAACAGAAAACAAACTTTTGAAAAAGTTAAAGAAGTTACTATGAATGCGCGATTAATTGGTTACGAATCGGTTACGCATGATATTATTTATGGATTGCCTTTTCAAACTATTGAAAGTATTCAGCAATCAATTCAAAAAACTGCGGATTTATTACCCGATAGAATTTCGTTTTATTCATACGCCCATGTGCCGTGGATAAAAGGTAATGGACAACGTGGTTTTAAAGATGAAGATATTCCTAAAAGCGAAATTAAAAGAAAGTTATATGAAATTGGTAGAGAAATGTTACAAGAAATTGGATATTTTGAAATTGGTATGGATCATTTTGCTTTACCTACCGATTTGTTGTATAAATCATACAAAAACAATACATTACATAGAAATTTTATGGGGTATACACCTTTTAAAACTAATGTTTTAATTGGTTTAGGTGTGTCGGCAATTAGTGATTGTAGCAATGCTTTTGCGCAAAACGAAAAAAAGATTGATTTGTATTTAGCTAAAGTAAATAATAACGAATTACCCGTTTTTAAAGGACATATTTTAAATGAAACCGATTTAGTTTTAAGAAATTGTATACTAGATATAATTTGTAAATTTTATACTGATTTAACTAAAGTTTATGCCATTATTCCTAAAGAAGATTTATTGAATCGATTAAGTGAATTTATTGATGATAAGTTAATTATCATTGAAAATAATAAATTGAATGTTACTGATTTAGGTAAAACTTTTGTTAGAAATATTTGTATGGCTTTTGACGATTATTTAATCAAAGATCAACCCGAAACACAAATTTTTTCCATGACTATTTAA
- a CDS encoding ATP-dependent helicase: MQQYIDQLNEAQRAPVLQKNGAMIIIAGAGSGKTRVLTLRIAYLMHLGVDAFNILALTFTNKAAREMKERISKIVGSAEAKNLWMGTFHSVFARILRAEADKLGYPSNFTIYDSQDSQRLIGQIIKEMQLDKDIYKPNQVLSRISNYKNNMITVKAYFNNPELMEADAMAKKPRIGDIYQAYVERCFKAGAMDFDDLLLKTNELLIRFPEVLLKYQDRFRYILVDEYQDTNNSQYLIVKALADRFQNICVVGDDAQSIYAFRGANINNIFNFQKDFDNVQTYRLEQNYRSSKNIVEAANTVIDKNKTKLDKVVWTENADGSKIKVHRSITDAEEGRFVASTIFEEKMLHQMNNGDFAILYRTNAQSRAMEDALRKKDIPYRIYGGLSFYQRKEIKDVLGYLRLIINPKDEEALVRVINYPTRGIGNTTVEKLNVAANHYKRSIFEVMEHIDKIDLKLTAGTKSKISDFVTMIKNFQVINQNNDAYYLTDYVVKKTGLVQELKKDGTPEGITRLDNIEELLNGIKDFTEGQKEVDGARGSLAEFLEDVALASDLDNDKGDDDRVALMTIHLAKGLEFPTVFVVGMEEDLFPSAMSVNSRAELEEERRLFYVALTRAEHKAYLTYAQSRYRWGKLVDCDPSRFIQEIDPQYIEFLSAPETNYRYKSTINDDIFGDVDKSKLRLNKPKTGIPPKWVTENEAPKPNHDIRRLKDLNKISASNATSNENISLKEGQIIMHERFGKGKILNLEGAGADKKAEIHFETGGIKKLLLRFAKLNVLE; this comes from the coding sequence ATGCAACAATATATCGATCAATTAAACGAAGCGCAACGGGCACCTGTATTGCAAAAAAACGGTGCAATGATTATAATTGCTGGTGCCGGATCGGGTAAAACACGAGTTTTAACCTTACGCATTGCTTATTTAATGCATTTAGGGGTTGATGCTTTTAACATTTTAGCATTAACGTTTACCAACAAAGCCGCACGCGAAATGAAGGAGCGTATTTCTAAAATTGTTGGTTCAGCCGAAGCTAAAAACTTATGGATGGGTACATTTCACTCAGTTTTTGCTCGTATTTTACGTGCCGAAGCTGATAAATTAGGGTATCCTTCAAATTTTACTATTTACGATTCGCAAGATTCACAACGTTTAATAGGTCAAATTATTAAAGAAATGCAGTTAGATAAAGATATTTATAAACCAAACCAGGTTTTAAGCAGAATATCTAACTATAAAAACAACATGATTACTGTTAAAGCATACTTTAACAATCCCGAGTTAATGGAAGCAGATGCCATGGCAAAAAAACCACGTATTGGCGATATTTATCAGGCATATGTAGAGCGTTGTTTTAAAGCAGGTGCAATGGATTTTGATGATTTATTGTTGAAAACCAACGAATTACTTATTCGTTTTCCTGAGGTTTTATTAAAGTACCAAGATCGTTTTAGATATATTTTGGTAGATGAGTACCAAGATACCAACAATTCACAATATTTAATTGTTAAAGCACTTGCAGATCGTTTTCAGAATATTTGTGTGGTAGGTGATGATGCACAGTCAATTTACGCATTTCGTGGAGCGAACATTAACAATATCTTTAATTTTCAGAAAGATTTTGATAATGTTCAAACCTATCGTTTAGAGCAAAATTATCGTTCATCAAAAAACATAGTTGAAGCCGCAAATACAGTTATCGATAAAAATAAAACGAAGTTAGATAAAGTTGTTTGGACCGAAAATGCCGATGGTTCTAAAATAAAAGTACATCGTTCTATTACCGATGCTGAAGAAGGACGTTTTGTAGCATCAACCATTTTTGAGGAGAAGATGTTACACCAAATGAATAACGGCGATTTTGCTATTTTATACAGAACCAATGCACAATCACGTGCTATGGAAGATGCTTTACGTAAAAAAGATATTCCGTACCGTATTTATGGTGGTTTATCGTTTTACCAACGCAAAGAAATTAAAGATGTTTTAGGTTATTTACGCTTAATTATCAACCCAAAAGATGAAGAAGCGTTGGTGCGTGTAATTAATTACCCAACTCGCGGAATTGGAAATACTACGGTAGAAAAACTAAATGTGGCGGCAAATCACTACAAAAGAAGCATTTTTGAAGTGATGGAGCATATTGATAAAATCGACTTAAAACTTACCGCAGGCACCAAAAGTAAAATAAGTGATTTTGTAACCATGATTAAAAACTTTCAGGTGATAAATCAAAACAACGATGCCTATTACTTAACCGATTATGTAGTTAAAAAAACGGGGTTGGTACAAGAGTTAAAAAAGGACGGTACACCCGAAGGCATAACTCGTTTAGATAATATTGAAGAACTTTTAAACGGTATAAAAGATTTTACAGAAGGTCAAAAAGAAGTTGATGGCGCACGTGGAAGTTTAGCCGAATTTTTAGAAGATGTTGCCCTAGCAAGCGATTTAGATAACGATAAAGGCGATGATGACCGCGTGGCTTTAATGACGATACATTTGGCCAAAGGATTAGAATTTCCAACGGTTTTTGTGGTGGGAATGGAAGAAGATTTGTTTCCAAGTGCTATGAGTGTGAATTCACGTGCCGAATTAGAAGAAGAACGCCGATTGTTTTATGTAGCCTTAACACGTGCCGAACATAAAGCATATTTAACATATGCACAAAGCAGATATCGTTGGGGTAAATTGGTAGATTGTGATCCATCGCGATTTATACAAGAAATTGATCCACAGTATATTGAGTTTTTATCGGCACCAGAAACTAATTACAGGTATAAATCTACCATTAACGATGATATTTTTGGCGATGTGGATAAGTCTAAATTACGTTTAAATAAACCCAAAACTGGTATTCCACCCAAATGGGTAACCGAAAATGAAGCTCCAAAACCAAATCATGATATCAGAAGATTAAAAGATTTAAATAAGATTTCAGCATCAAATGCAACTTCAAACGAAAATATATCATTAAAAGAAGGACAAATAATTATGCACGAACGTTTTGGTAAAGGAAAAATTCTTAACTTAGAAGGTGCAGGAGCCGATAAAAAAGCCGAAATTCACTTTGAAACAGGCGGAATTAAAAAGCTATTACTGCGTTTTGCAAAACTTAATGTATTAGAATAA
- a CDS encoding NAD(P)-dependent oxidoreductase: MKFGIIREGKTPPDKRVVFSPQELLIFKNTYPTASFKVETSPIRIFKDEEYQELGFEVSEDLTDCDVLFGVKEVPIDKLIPNKTYFFFSHTIKKQKYNKKLLQTCLQKNIRLIDHETLVDEHGARLIGFGRYAGIVGAYNAFRAFGIKYELFNLKKAEQLNSQKELLQSLNRNYIPPLKIVLTGKGKVGFGAKEVLDAMKIKHVSIDQFLKQEFDESVYVHIDVEDYYRKLDGTKGNFEDFKENPMNYESDFEKFAQVADIFIAGHFYKDGSPKILTQQMLNSAKNNIKVVADISCDIDGPIDCTLRASTIAEPIYGYYPRENKEVPVDHPAAVVVMAVDNLPCELPKDASEGFGEMFLEHIIPAFFNNDKDEILKRGTICENGKLTDRFAYLTDFVED; the protein is encoded by the coding sequence ATGAAATTTGGAATTATACGCGAAGGTAAAACTCCGCCCGATAAACGTGTTGTTTTTTCACCTCAAGAATTATTAATTTTTAAAAACACCTATCCTACTGCAAGTTTTAAGGTAGAAACCTCGCCTATACGTATCTTTAAAGACGAAGAATACCAAGAACTTGGCTTTGAAGTTTCTGAAGATTTAACTGATTGCGATGTATTGTTTGGTGTAAAAGAAGTGCCAATTGATAAATTAATTCCAAATAAAACTTATTTCTTTTTTTCACATACCATTAAAAAGCAAAAGTATAACAAAAAGTTATTACAAACATGCTTGCAAAAAAACATTCGTTTAATTGATCACGAAACATTAGTTGACGAACACGGTGCACGTTTAATAGGTTTTGGTAGATACGCTGGTATTGTTGGTGCTTATAATGCTTTTAGAGCCTTTGGTATTAAATATGAATTATTCAATTTAAAAAAAGCTGAGCAATTAAATAGCCAAAAGGAATTATTACAAAGTTTAAATCGCAATTATATACCACCTTTAAAAATAGTTTTAACTGGCAAAGGTAAAGTTGGTTTTGGTGCTAAAGAAGTACTTGATGCCATGAAAATAAAACATGTATCAATCGATCAATTTTTGAAACAAGAATTTGACGAATCGGTGTATGTACATATAGATGTGGAAGATTATTACCGAAAATTAGACGGTACCAAAGGTAATTTTGAAGATTTTAAAGAAAATCCTATGAATTATGAAAGCGATTTTGAAAAATTTGCTCAAGTAGCCGATATTTTTATTGCTGGACATTTTTATAAAGACGGATCTCCAAAAATTCTAACGCAGCAAATGTTAAATAGCGCTAAAAACAATATAAAAGTAGTAGCTGATATTTCATGCGATATTGACGGTCCTATTGATTGTACGTTACGCGCATCTACGATTGCTGAGCCAATTTATGGATATTATCCACGTGAAAATAAAGAAGTACCAGTAGATCATCCTGCAGCAGTTGTTGTTATGGCTGTAGATAATTTACCATGTGAATTACCAAAAGATGCAAGCGAAGGTTTTGGTGAAATGTTTTTAGAACACATTATTCCTGCATTTTTTAATAATGATAAAGATGAAATTTTAAAACGAGGTACTATTTGTGAAAATGGTAAATTAACAGATCGTTTTGCTTATTTAACTGATTTTGTTGAAGATTAA
- a CDS encoding OmpA family protein, whose protein sequence is MKKITLPLIATLLGLTNMNAQEGLPYNKWSIELNGGLSKPSQPMTPGYYSETPSQFFHADGGVRYMFNNKFGLKADYGYDYMKNGDKSMYFRTKYSRVNLQGVANLGRIMNFEEWTNTLGVLAHTGMGYSWMEAGKDNSMTFTGKDEMVNFIIGLTGQIRLGNRVALNADFSMINNISQTYTFDGNMMADQEADRSFNGTLYNATLGLSFYLGGNDRHADWYSNDALTNRVEALENRVTDIENKMIDSDNDGVADYLDLEPNTPAGNMVDTKGRSIDLNKNGIPDSYEDYFDSKYGKGDDTFTPSDSNTAQDLINQGYVAVYFDFDKSTPKNAEATNFIVTYLRSNPNATVNVNGFADTVGNASYNQRLSEKRAKNVTRILEQAGISSSRIKTTANGEDSSFDGTSKAASKFARRVTFKVN, encoded by the coding sequence ATGAAAAAAATAACTTTACCTTTAATTGCTACCCTATTAGGTTTAACTAATATGAATGCACAAGAAGGATTACCTTACAACAAATGGTCTATTGAATTAAATGGTGGTTTATCAAAACCTTCACAACCAATGACTCCAGGTTATTACTCTGAAACCCCTTCTCAATTTTTTCATGCTGATGGTGGTGTTCGTTACATGTTCAATAACAAATTTGGTTTAAAAGCTGATTATGGTTATGACTATATGAAAAACGGTGATAAATCAATGTATTTCAGAACAAAATATAGCCGCGTTAATTTACAAGGTGTAGCGAATTTAGGTCGTATCATGAATTTCGAAGAGTGGACAAATACTTTAGGGGTATTAGCACACACAGGTATGGGGTACTCTTGGATGGAAGCTGGTAAAGACAATTCAATGACTTTTACTGGTAAAGATGAAATGGTTAATTTTATCATTGGTTTAACAGGTCAAATCAGATTAGGTAATCGTGTTGCTTTAAATGCTGACTTTAGCATGATCAACAACATTAGCCAAACATATACTTTTGATGGTAACATGATGGCTGATCAAGAAGCTGATAGATCTTTTAACGGTACATTATACAATGCTACTTTAGGTTTATCTTTCTACTTAGGTGGAAACGATCGTCATGCTGATTGGTATTCTAATGATGCTTTAACAAACCGCGTAGAAGCTTTAGAAAACCGTGTAACAGATATCGAAAATAAAATGATTGATTCTGATAACGACGGTGTTGCTGATTATTTAGATTTAGAGCCTAACACTCCAGCTGGAAATATGGTTGATACTAAAGGTCGTTCTATTGACTTAAACAAAAACGGTATTCCAGATTCTTACGAAGATTATTTTGATTCTAAATATGGTAAAGGTGATGATACTTTCACTCCATCTGATTCAAACACAGCTCAAGATTTAATCAACCAAGGTTATGTAGCAGTTTATTTTGATTTTGATAAATCAACTCCTAAAAATGCAGAAGCTACTAACTTTATTGTAACTTATTTACGTTCTAATCCAAATGCAACTGTAAATGTTAATGGTTTTGCTGATACTGTAGGTAATGCATCTTATAACCAACGTTTATCTGAAAAACGTGCTAAAAACGTTACTAGAATTTTAGAACAAGCTGGTATTTCTAGCTCTAGAATTAAAACTACTGCAAACGGTGAAGATTCTTCATTCGATGGTACTAGTAAAGCTGCTTCTAAATTTGCTAGAAGAGTAACTTTCAAAGTAAACTAA
- a CDS encoding L-threonylcarbamoyladenylate synthase, with protein MAKFVKIYPENPNEKEIQKVVKILKEGGLIIYPTDTVYGLGCDITNTKALERIAKIKGIKLEKANFSFVCNDLSNISQYVKNLDTTSFKILKRALPGPYTFILEGNNNLPKEFKKKKTVGIRVPNNSIALELVKHLGNPIVSTSIHDEDELIEYTTDPELIFEKWQDKVDLVIDGGYGDNTASTIIDLTGPEPEIIREGKGDIDII; from the coding sequence ATGGCAAAATTTGTAAAAATATATCCTGAAAATCCTAATGAAAAGGAAATTCAGAAAGTAGTAAAAATACTTAAAGAAGGTGGTTTAATTATTTATCCAACCGATACTGTTTATGGTTTAGGTTGCGATATTACCAATACAAAAGCTTTAGAGCGTATAGCAAAAATTAAAGGAATTAAGCTTGAAAAAGCAAACTTTTCATTTGTTTGTAACGATTTAAGTAACATATCGCAATATGTTAAAAATTTAGATACTACATCATTTAAAATTTTAAAAAGAGCCTTACCAGGGCCTTATACTTTTATTTTGGAAGGAAATAACAACCTACCCAAAGAATTTAAAAAGAAGAAAACAGTAGGTATTAGGGTGCCAAACAATTCAATAGCGTTAGAATTGGTAAAGCATTTAGGAAACCCTATTGTTTCAACATCAATTCACGATGAAGACGAATTAATAGAATATACAACTGATCCTGAATTAATTTTTGAAAAATGGCAAGATAAGGTCGATTTAGTAATTGATGGGGGATATGGCGATAACACTGCATCAACCATTATTGATTTAACTGGACCTGAACCTGAAATAATACGTGAAGGTAAAGGCGATATAGATATAATCTAA
- a CDS encoding DUF3817 domain-containing protein → MLRFFRLIAALEGISYLALFYNMLYNKSNNFELYQKLLYPIGMAHGILFVLYVVLAIYLKFEYNWSVKKTFLVLLASLLPFGTFYSDYKWIKS, encoded by the coding sequence ATGCTACGATTTTTTAGATTAATAGCTGCTCTTGAAGGAATTTCTTATTTAGCATTGTTTTACAATATGTTATATAACAAATCAAATAATTTTGAACTATATCAAAAATTATTATACCCAATTGGCATGGCACATGGCATACTTTTTGTTCTATACGTTGTGTTGGCTATTTATCTTAAATTCGAGTATAATTGGTCAGTCAAAAAAACATTTTTAGTTTTATTGGCCTCGCTCTTACCTTTTGGTACTTTTTATTCGGATTACAAATGGATAAAAAGTTAA
- a CDS encoding DUF4834 family protein, whose product MDHASFQSFIKTILILVLVYYLLKFAFKLLAPYLLHKAVNKVTENFQKQQQAYQNQQTDTSQSNNFETDIKQNKIPKEKKKVGEYIDFEEIE is encoded by the coding sequence ATGGACCACGCGTCTTTTCAAAGTTTTATAAAAACAATTTTAATTTTAGTTTTAGTTTATTATTTGTTGAAGTTTGCTTTTAAGCTTCTTGCACCCTATTTGCTACATAAAGCTGTGAATAAAGTAACTGAAAATTTTCAAAAACAACAGCAAGCTTATCAAAACCAGCAAACAGATACTTCGCAATCAAATAATTTTGAAACCGATATCAAACAAAATAAAATTCCTAAAGAAAAAAAGAAAGTTGGCGAATACATTGATTTTGAAGAAATAGAATAA
- a CDS encoding rhodanese-like domain-containing protein, protein MKQFILILSIILSGFAATAQQIDKKQLVQKLEKTPILIDIRSTEEYKEGTIPGAMNLNFHEEEFKNFIMNISKDKEIIVFCQTGFTSNEAIERLKAEGFANVTQLEGGYEKWIEEAPAVKQK, encoded by the coding sequence ATGAAACAATTTATTTTAATTTTAAGTATTATTCTAAGTGGATTTGCAGCAACTGCACAACAAATTGATAAAAAACAGTTAGTTCAAAAACTAGAAAAGACTCCTATTTTAATTGATATTAGATCAACCGAAGAATACAAAGAAGGAACCATACCTGGCGCAATGAATTTAAATTTCCACGAAGAAGAATTCAAAAACTTTATTATGAACATATCAAAAGATAAAGAAATTATTGTTTTTTGCCAAACCGGTTTTACAAGTAACGAAGCTATTGAACGTTTAAAAGCCGAAGGATTTGCAAATGTTACGCAATTAGAAGGCGGCTACGAAAAATGGATTGAGGAAGCACCTGCTGTAAAACAAAAATAA
- a CDS encoding NUDIX hydrolase: MIYTPKIFVTVDIVLIRKNQNIIETLLIQRLNDPFKDFWALPGGFVDENEELETAAKRELFEETDLNIYQVKQIKTYGNPKRDPRSHTISVAFFGEIDSLAEAKAKDDAKNVKWFPINELPVLAFDHAEIIRDAIEKYIQKPTY; encoded by the coding sequence ATGATTTATACCCCAAAAATTTTTGTTACTGTAGATATTGTTTTAATAAGAAAAAATCAAAATATTATTGAAACTTTATTAATTCAACGATTAAACGATCCTTTTAAAGATTTTTGGGCACTTCCTGGGGGTTTTGTAGATGAAAATGAAGAATTAGAAACTGCTGCCAAACGCGAATTATTTGAAGAAACCGATTTAAATATTTATCAGGTTAAACAAATTAAAACGTATGGCAATCCAAAAAGAGATCCAAGAAGTCATACCATTTCGGTTGCGTTTTTCGGTGAAATTGATAGTTTAGCCGAAGCTAAAGCTAAAGACGATGCTAAAAATGTAAAATGGTTTCCAATAAATGAGTTACCTGTTTTAGCTTTTGATCATGCTGAAATTATTCGCGATGCAATTGAAAAATATATACAAAAACCGACTTATTAA
- a CDS encoding EamA family transporter: MHTLIISLVCSLIVGFYIKWLKINNLKDFCIFILSNYVIAVSLSFYFFNDKITFNTLKNSFSIQVLALGFLLPTIFLLLNKSLKKSGLAKTDIFQRLSLIIPVVLSFYLFNEIFTFPKLIAIMLAFISIVLLLYKKSTNHGNSNIFYLLSVFIGYGVVDTLFKILATNKNIPYVVALFLIFGISAIVCFLFLFFVKGKIKSKTIFQGFILGALNFCNIFFYLKAHKIFIETPTLVFITMNLGVIIGGTIIGTTYFKEKISNSALIGIFTAILSVLLLALIQLKLL; encoded by the coding sequence ATGCATACCTTAATCATAAGTTTAGTTTGTTCTTTAATTGTGGGATTTTACATAAAATGGCTTAAAATCAATAATTTAAAAGATTTTTGTATTTTTATTTTAAGTAATTATGTAATTGCTGTTAGCTTAAGCTTTTATTTTTTTAATGATAAAATCACTTTTAATACATTAAAAAATTCATTTTCAATTCAAGTTCTTGCTCTAGGGTTTTTATTACCAACTATATTTTTATTATTAAATAAATCACTAAAAAAATCAGGTTTAGCCAAAACAGATATTTTTCAACGTTTATCTTTAATTATTCCTGTTGTTTTAAGCTTTTATTTATTTAACGAAATTTTTACCTTCCCTAAATTAATTGCAATAATGCTTGCGTTTATTAGTATTGTGTTGCTTTTGTATAAAAAATCCACAAATCATGGAAATTCAAACATATTCTACCTATTATCTGTTTTTATTGGTTATGGTGTGGTTGATACTTTGTTCAAAATTTTAGCAACTAATAAAAACATACCTTATGTTGTGGCATTATTTTTAATTTTTGGAATTAGTGCTATCGTATGTTTCTTATTTTTATTTTTTGTTAAAGGAAAAATTAAATCAAAAACAATTTTTCAAGGATTTATTTTAGGTGCTTTAAACTTTTGCAACATTTTTTTTTACTTAAAAGCGCATAAAATTTTTATTGAAACCCCTACTCTAGTATTCATTACCATGAACTTAGGTGTAATCATTGGTGGAACCATAATTGGAACTACTTATTTTAAAGAAAAAATTTCAAATTCGGCTTTAATAGGTATCTTTACAGCAATATTAAGTGTACTATTATTAGCACTTATTCAACTTAAACTATTATAG
- a CDS encoding DUF7935 family protein, whose translation MLDIQVDWKESLLILLGLVVIVLLFYIVNRKAIARDNEAEKMLRARLKQPSFTPVNEPVARKSTPQIVQAYERLIILMERIDLHKLVSRISPISNLKQDYAHFLIQNIEQEFDFNISQQLYVTEEAWALIATAKQTIIQQILKTSLLTDVNNANDLQQKLLTIKEQNSVTDLAKNRLKLEFKNLV comes from the coding sequence ATGTTAGATATACAAGTTGATTGGAAAGAATCGTTACTTATTTTACTTGGTTTAGTAGTTATTGTACTTTTATTTTATATTGTTAACAGAAAAGCAATTGCCCGCGACAACGAAGCAGAAAAAATGTTGCGTGCACGTTTAAAACAACCCTCTTTCACACCTGTTAATGAACCAGTTGCACGTAAATCAACCCCACAAATTGTTCAAGCTTATGAGCGTTTAATCATTTTAATGGAACGTATTGATTTACATAAACTTGTATCGCGAATTAGTCCTATTTCTAATTTAAAACAAGATTATGCTCATTTTTTAATACAAAATATTGAACAAGAGTTTGATTTTAACATATCGCAACAATTATATGTAACCGAAGAAGCTTGGGCTTTAATTGCTACAGCTAAACAAACTATTATTCAACAAATTTTAAAAACCAGCTTATTAACTGATGTAAATAATGCAAATGATTTACAACAAAAATTGCTAACTATTAAAGAACAAAATTCTGTTACAGATTTAGCAAAAAATCGTTTAAAATTAGAATTTAAAAATTTGGTTTAA